The nucleotide window aaaataaGTAACATTGTGTGCACTCATGAAACATATCTGCATGACCCAAGATTAAACATGAAATGTCGTTAGTTCAAGTTGGCTTGTGGCTATGGCCAAATCACCCAATGGGTGTCCAGGGCATTTTGTTAGGAAAATTGTCAGATTTACAATATATAGAACGAAGTAGGACTTACTGAGCTTTTGCATTTTGCCAAGACAATCTCAACACAcaacttgaaataaaatttcctaTACACACTTTCGAAGtggtttgttttcaaaaaagaaGGAAATGGTTTGGTGCATGGATTTTGGGGTACAGCATAGATACATATTTAGACAATCAAATTAGCTTACGTggttgaaaaacaaaaattgcattCTTCAATAAACTGTTAACGGAAGTGAAATTTGTATGAACGGAAAACGGTCGTTGATGCTAACGTTTTGCAAAGATTTGCCTTGACTCCCTTTCTAGAAAATACCTTAAATGTTATGACCCGACTCGAGTCAATAATTGAAAAGACTCTTGCCTCGAGTCGGTGCTTTTTGAATAGATTACATGAAGGTAAACGATTTTTTTTTGTCCAAACCATCAAAGTGTAACGTGAAATAAAGTTCATATGTTTAGGAACAATGATGAAGCCgccaaataaagaaaatattttaagttttcaaaCGGTTTTTTTTGACGAAAGCGGTATTTTTCGCTTTCTGTGTGAAAATTGACTTCAGATATCAATTGGCTTAAGCTGACATGCCCCTTCTTCCAAAAGTCTCCATCTGTCCAGAGTATTAAAAGGGTAACTTGACTTGTCATTCAAGTTAGATTCTTTGGTTAACATTCTTTAAACCAGTCACTCTCTGAAAGTCCAAATCTTTTGTTTAAACATATTTGCTATTTGAATGCTTAAATGAAAAGCCGTACAGGGGACGTGCAAATATTTGTTCTTGCCAAGAACTTCTCGGCAAAGATTATATCAAAGCAATAACAATATACGCAATCGCTTATCACAAGTTTAAAACGCAACAACAATTAAACAATGGGTTGAAATCAATAAGTAGGTTACACTCTGCAGCCAGGCAAGTGACCAAAGTCTGTAAATGTTGTTAcatcaacaataaaaatgCGTAGGCTACTCCAAAGCAAAGACTTTACCGGTTTGACGCAATTAAACAATTTCACTAAATAATAGAAAAACGAATATATTGATAGCAGGCGAATGGTGTTCTTAATGGTTGAAAcaggtatttttattttcgattttcttcatttgttcTGACCAAAATGTACTGAATCTATTTTCCTTTAATCCGCCCAAGTGTTGGCAGGTTTCACTTATTCCTGGCACCACCATTTCATCGGGCATTCCAATTTTCTGTCGAAGTATTCCAGTTATGAAAACGTCGTCTGTATTTATGCGCTTTGAATTCAACGACGCTTCCCACAATTGTCTGATGACGCGAACGCTGGTTGTGTAGAATCCACCAAGGCAAAACTTGGGCCAGTAAGGCCAACGGAAATATTCTTCTGAGACgaaatttttgtgttgtttgctCCGTATAGGATGCGCTGATTCTTTTGTTTGGTAAGtgcaaatgattggaaattctggcCACTTTTCctcagaaatttttgcaatgtttttatcaACGGCCTCCTTTACTTTTACAAGATCAATCATCATATCATCATCACCGCTGGAGTAGAAATATTGATGAGGAAGCTTAGCTGAGGTCCACTGCATACCCGACATCGTCTTCAAACCAACATCTCTGAAATCGTTAAAGTattgtttatcaaatagaAGTCCATGATTTAGAAGTATACCAGGTGGAATATGTgaatgaaaaataacacatATTTCTCTCACAGGTATGCGTCTGAAGCGTCGACTTGCAATATGTCTCCGTATCTGCTATATTCTTCGTCCAATAGAGCTTGAGTAGTTGCCTTTGCttgaccaatcacaaaaacagtttgaaaAGTGGCGCCATCGAGATAGCCAATAGAACCCCAGGTTTTACGAATCCATTCGCGACGTCTCCCGTAGGATGCAGCCGacttgatgaaaataatcatGTTCCAGGATATGTTTTTTCCTGCGAAAATATACCAAGGTCAGATTCAACGTCGTTTGATTTAAATAAGTGTAATTCGGAGTGTTGAAACTGctttttaattgcagtatacctgtttttgaaagttttagtCATATTAACGTACCAAGTAAACAGCTGCTTTTGCCGttattggaataaaaatttggttcTTTTAAGAACTTGGTCGATTTTGCGGAACTAGAAATTGTGCTATAAAGCGATTTATCGGAAGCGTCGATTTTGTTCGAGGATGAGACGTTTCTTGATTGCAACGTCATTTCCTTCTGCGTCGCTGAGATGTTAATGGCTTCGGGATTATTTGACCTTTTACTACTTTGGCTGCAAATCAAAAGCCATGGCTTATTGTTAAACGCAGCATgtgtaagaaatattttttacttttgcacaaGATATTGAGTTAAGAGAAGTCGATTCATTCGATTGAAACTTAGGTTTCtgtcttttgttttcaaagtcgAAAATGTTTTCGACATATACTTACTGTTGAAGCTTTACATAGCTGGCTTGCATGGTAAGCAGTAACAGAACCCAAATGACAAGCCCAAACAGAACtgcaaaatacttaaaatttttgttgtgaccGTCAAGAAAtagcatttcttttcaaattacaaGCTGAAGATATAGTAGTAAGATATATagacaaagcaaaaaaaaaattattcgtGATATATTATGAATCAGAGTTGTAACTCTTTTCAGAGCTGTTCGGTTCGGGTTGGGACTTAAGTGTGAAACAAAACTGGTTCCAGATTTAGGCAAAAATTCATATTCACACTCTGCCCATTTTCGTCGTAAATTCACTTACACGAATGTGTATGCACTCAGCAGAGCGCTTTAAACCTTTGCATAACGCAACAAGTAATGATGATAGTCAGAGAATGGCATCAAAATATAACCGAAAAAAAGTGGCAAACGTCCGTCACTTATAGTTGACTCTTTGAACGTGTCTGCACATAACCtataattcaaatttcaaatccATCTGTTGGTATGAAAACAGAAAGGCGGCCATCTTGCATCTTGCAATGGCTTTACCTATTTTcccttttttttaaatgcagggAGTAatcttttagtttatttaaatcTATACAGTACTGTGACGGTTGTAACACCACCGCACGGTGACTTTGTCCAACCTTTGGGCTTCCCgctttaaatatttcttaattAGACATTGTGTTAATTACTGTGCGCTTGGTATGcactttttgcttatttatgtCTGCTTGGAAAGCAACCTCGTCATTTGTTCGGAGTTGGGACCCTCAAGCGCCACAGCACCTCATCTCATTTTCACTTAACTAACACTGCGTGCCAGCTGTAGGTCTTTTGTGGTTGGAGCCTGAGTCATGGTTTTCTTTTCAACTGCAACAAAGCAAatgaaaacttatcaaaaatTACTCCCCAAACCTGGATGCTTGTTCGTAAAATCTTCAGCTAACTTTACAGACAAGCAGCTTACTGACTCCTGTTTTTCATAACGTCACGCCAACTTCTTCAGTTTCGAGTTTCCCCGCTTTAAACGGACAATCATAAAGTTGTAAACTGCCTCGTCGACGTTAGCTCACCTTACAAATCAAgttgtaaataaaatcaatttaaccGGACATcttgaataaattaaaacgcTTCACGCATACAGCGTATTCCGATCCTAGTCACAACAGCGTTTTTAGCATGGGACGACCCTTGTCACAACCTTGAAAATTACCAACGGCTAGTTCAAGCCCACCGTGTGGAATGGTTTGCTTGATTaatgattaaattttaacaaacgAGACtcgattcttgctttgggtacAGGGATGTCTCgaattaaacaaacagcaGCCATTTTATGACACGCAAGCAACGCCAAACAACGGATGAAATCACACTAAAGTACGCGACTAACATACAAACACCATAAACGCAATAGATTACACACAACTCGGTTCATAATAGCAATTCAGGAATGCAGCTGACTTCTTAAATGTACGTGTTTAAAAAGTGCAAAACTAACAATTCATATCATGCATTAAATGTCTAAATGGTGAATGTACCAATTAATAAACTATTTAAATAAAGTATTAAAATCAGTCGTTTTGTCACATATTTAGTTGACAAAGTCATTTAACGAGGCATGTTGCATTTAAAGTGATCAAATTTCGGTATGACTGTAACCTGCCATGCAGAAGTCGAGATAGAAGTTGGTCAACTTCAATTAACTTAattctttcaaataaattgtagCACACACAACGCAAGTGCAAGTGGGTATGGCTATGGCTACGTTCTTTCATTTGTGATTTCTTGTACAACGAATTGGAGATAACCTCCGTGACGTGGTATGACTTATCATTTTTAGCCTAAAACCGTAAAGGCCTAAACCgtacacataaaatataagaatAAGTGAAGCCATATAACAACAGAGCTCAAAAGAAATTCTCTCTGTTATAACACGACCTCGTAGACCATGTAatcttaaagtttaaaacagatgctcttgttttcaaatttcttctttctttCTGACCACATTGTCTTGAATCTGTTTTCAATAAACCCGCCCAAGTGTTGGCAGGTTTCACTTATTCCTGGCACCACCAAGTTATCGGGCATTCCAATTTTCTGTCGAAGTATTCCAGTTATGAAAACGTCGTCTGTATTTATGCGCTTTGAAGTCAACGACGCTTCCCACAATTGTCTGATGACGCGAACGCTGGTTGTGTAGAATCCACCGAGGCAAAACTTGGGCCAGTTTGGCTCACTATAATCTTgtacagaaataaaatttttgtgtcgTTTATCCCGTATAGGATGGGATGATTCTCTTGTTTCGTAAGtgcaaatgattggaaattctggcCACTTTTCCtcagaagtttttgcaatgttctTATCAACGGCCTCCTTTAGTTTTACGAGATCAATCATCATATCATCGTCACCGCTGGAGTAGAAATATTGACGGGGAAGCTTGTCTGAGGTCCACCGCATCCCCGATAACGTCTTCAAACCAACATCTCTGAAATCGTTAAAGCattgtttatcaaatagaAATCCATGATTTAGAAGATGCCAGGTAGAATAATTGTAAGTGAAAAATAACACATCTTTCACTCACAGGTACGCGTCCGAAACGTCGACTTGCAATATATCTCCGTATCTGTCATATTCCTCGTCCAATAAAGCTTGAGTACTTTCCTGTGCttgaccaatcacaaaaacaatttggaaAGTGGCGCCATCGAGATAGCCTATAGAACCCCAGGTTTTACGAATCCATTCGCGACGTATCCCGTAAGATGCAGCCGacttgatgaaaataatcatGCTCCAGGATATGTTTTTTCCTGCGAAAATATACCAAGGACAGTTTCAACGTCGTTTGATTTAAATAAGTGTAATTCAGAATGTTGAAACTGctttttaattgaagtatacttGTCTTTGAAAGATTTATTCATATTAACGTACCAAGTAAACAGCTGCTTTTGTCGTTATTGGAATAAATATTTggttcttttaaaaacttgttcgaCTTTGCGGAACTTGAAATTGTGCTATAAAGCGATTTATCGGAAGCGTAGGTTTTGTTCGAGGTTGTGACGTTTCTTGATTGCAACGTCATTTCCTTCTGCGTCGCTGTGTTGTTAACGGCTTCGAGATTATTTGACCTTTTACAACTTTGGCTGCAAATCAAAAACCATGGCTTATTGTTAAACGCAGCATgtgtaagaaatattttttacttttacacaAGATATTGAGTTAAGACAAGTCGATTCATTCGATTGAAACTTAGGTTTCTGTCTTTTGTTCTGAAAGTCGAAAATGTTTCCGATATATACTTACTGTTGAAGCTTTACATAGCTGGCTTGCATTGTAAACAGTAACAGAGCCCAAGTCACAAGCCCCAACACAACagcaaaatactttttgttgTGACCGACAAGAAAtagcatttcttttcaaattacaaACTGAAGATATAGGAGTAAGATATATGGATAAAGCAAAAAGACAATTATTCATGATATATTATGAATCAGAGTTGTCACTCTTTTCAGGGTTTCTATTTCTTTCATGTGTATGCGCTCAGCAGGGTGCTTCAAACCTCTATCACAGCGCGATTTAAAACATGTTGACAGTCATGGCACAGCAGATGGCTTTAATTCATTCAGCAAATTTAACTTTCGGACCTAAATCCTGCTTGAAATAACTTTTCGGATACGGGTGGGGTTCGGGTTAACAACAAAAGACCAGTTTACAACTCTGCTGTGGATGAGAAACGTATCCTTGCCTAGTATTGACTGAAACATAAACCTACAAAGTACAAACCTTACACATTCTCCTGTACAATGAAAAACTATGCCAGGTAGTGAAAACTCCAAGGTGCTTtgcttttcttgaaaaatgtgaATTCATGCAACTTCAAAAGCTATTTCTGTCACTTATATTTTAGATATAAAAAGAGTCTGTATAGAAACAGACATAAGGATCGATCAAATCACCATCAAATCAGGAGGATTTTGTTCTTTCTCGTTCTCACAAAAATTccattttatgcaaaaatcTAGCTCTAATCTAAGGACTCTAACTGTTCAACTTTTGCCCAGAAAACATAAACGTTGAGTTTACAGGATTCCTATACCCTGAAGTAACCTACTGTGCAAGTGGCATTTCCCTTAGCAAATAGTTCTCGAGTCGCGCATAAACTAACACGTTTACTGTACTTGATCATGTGTAAAACGTTGTGTCGAGCTTTAATCAAGCGAAACAGGTTTGTTTAGcaagaacaaaaaatttttagatGAACGGTTTAAGGGTGTACCTTTACACCATACGACCTTGCGGGCAAacgttttcacttttttgcaGATTCACGACCAAAATACAGACTTGATTTGCTGGCGAAGTTTTCCAAGTTACACAGTTTTGCGCTTTGTTAGGAAAGGTCTTGTTGATCGACTTTTCCCAGTCAAAAACTAACCTTTACGGTTCACTAAGTCGTGCGTAAAGCGTATTTCGTTTGCATGAACAGAGCCATACATTGCGGTCATTTACGGGTATGGGTCTGCAGGTAGGATTGACGCATGGCCAGGCGGCCAAACGTTTTAACGTACGTTCAAGGCTATGTACGACTAGCGAGTGTATGCAATAGCCTATAAGTATCGAAACATGAAATTGGTCTCAAAGCAATAACAGTTTATGCTATCACCTATCACAAGTTCAAAGCACAATACAAAAAAGTGTTGGAACAATAAGTAGGTTACAAACTGCAGCCAGTCAAGTGACCAAAGTCTGCAAATGTTGTTAcatcaacaataaaaatgtGTAGGCCACTCTAGAGCTAAACGCAAAGACTTTGCCGGTTTGAAGCAATCAAACAATTTCACTaaataatagaaaaatatGACTTGCAATATGTCTCCATATCTGTTATATTCCTCGTCCAATAGAGCTTGAGTCCTTGCATCCGCTTGACTAATCACAGCATGCATAAACgcagcatgtaaaagaaatattttttacttttgcacaaGATATTGAGTTAAGACAAGTCGATTCATTCGATTGAAACTTAGGTTTCTGccttttgttttgaaagttgaaaatgtttctgatATATACTTGCTGTTGAAGCTTTACACAGCTGGCTTGCATTGTAAGCAGTAACAGAACCCAAGGCACAAACCCCaacaaaacagcaaaatacttaaattttttgttgtgaccGTCAAGAAAtagcatttcttttcaaattacaaGCTGAAGATATAGGAGTAAGATATATGGATAAAGCAAAAAGACAATTATTCATGATATATTATGAATTAGAGTTGTAACTCTTTTCAGAGCTGTTCGGTTCGGGTTCGGGCATAAGTGTGAAACAAAACTGGTTCCAGATATGGGCTCAACTTCATATTCACACTCTGCCACATTTTCGTCATAAATTCACTTACACGAATGTGTATGCACTCAGCAGAGCGCTTAAAACTTCTCGTATAGCGCAACAAGAAATGATGATAGTCAAAGAATGGCATCAAAGTAGAACCGAAAAAAAGGGTCCATCACTAAGTTTACGCTTTAAGAGTTTCCTAACATAACCTATTattgaaattgttaaacattCGTCTGCTGATACGAAAACAGCAAGTTGACCTTAACCGGTGAAAGCGCTCTCCAGcgtatataagtcctaaaatatacatttttatcatcattaGCCAAGACTAAATTTGGTTGTTTCGGCTTAATGAGGGTGAgatctgaaatattttattcactTATATTGCAATGGCTTTACATCTTTTCCTTTTGTGCAGAGAAATCCAGAGATTAGTCTTATTTTTTTTACACCCATACGCATAAGCTAtagtcagggttgccatcggtctgcaCTCAAAAATAAGATCGaacaagaaacaaaagaagaatactaccttaaacagtgcacaacagaagaaggcaatcaatgttccaaaAATGAATAAACGACATACTATTTGTATGTTctcaatttttgtatctctttggtacaataTGTTATACtgaaggtgtcaaaatgccaaaatacgaacctctgccctaaaaataagacgaaatCAAGAAcgtaagtgaaaataaggacatttcttagaagaaaaaacaaaatattttctaagacacagaccttcaaaaaaaggaaaatattagaaataaggacggtatggcaaccctggctatTGTGCTATGCAGTACTATGGCGGTTGTAGCGCCACCGCACGGTGACTTTGTCCAACCTTTGGGCTAACCGCGTGAAATATTTCGTAATTAGACATTGTGTTATTTACTGTGTGCTTGGTATGGGCTATTTGCTTATTTATGTCTATTTGGAAAGCAATCTTGTCATTTGTTCGGAGTTGGGACCCTCAAGCGCCACAGCACTTCATCTCATTTTCACTTAACTAACACTGCGTGCCAGATGTAGGCCTTTTGTGGTTGGAGCCTGAgtcatgttttttattttcaactgcaacaaagcagaggaaaacttatcaaaaatTAAACCCAAAACTGGATGCTTGTTCGTAAACTTTTCAGCTAACTTTACAGACAATTAAGCAGCTTACCGACTCCTGTTTTTCATAACGTCACGCCAAATTCTTCTGTATCGAGTTTCCCCGCTTTAAACGGACaatcataaatttttcaaCTGCCTCCTCGACATTAGCTCACCTTAAAAGTCAAGTTATAAATGAAATCAATTTAACCGGACATCTTAACCGGACACAACAGCGTATACAGCATGGGATGGTGCTAGTCACAATCTTAAAAATAACCAACGGTTAGTTCTAGCGCGCATTGTGAAATGGCTCGCTTGATTAAACTTCAACAAACGAGaaatgattcttgctttgggtatAGCGATGGCTcgaattaaataaaaacaacagccATTTTATGACACGCAAGCAACGCCAAACAACGGATGAAACCACACTAAAGTACGCGActaaaatacaaacaacatAAACGCAATAGATTACACACAACTCGGTTCATAATAGCAATTCAGGAATGCAGCTGACTTCTTAAATGAACGTGTTTAAAAAGTGCAAAACTAACAGTTCATATCATGCATTAAATGTCTAAATGGTGAATGTaccaattaataaaatatatacataaaagtattaaaatcaGACACTTTGTCACATATTTAGTTGACAAAGTCATTTAGCGAGGCAAACCTGGTGATCAAATTTCGGTATGACTGTAACCTGCCATGCCGAAGTCGAGAGAGGATTTGGTCAACTTTGATTAACTTAattctttcaaataaattataGCACACACAACGCAAGTGTAACTGTGTATATTAGCCGGTCTTAAACCACTAGTTTTCAAAATCATGGAGGTATAATTTCACGGCGGGCATTTCTTTTCTATAGTTCTGACTAAAGGTGtttatttttacatatttcaataaactcGAAATAAATCTTAACGATAATGTTTGCGATCCCTTATTGTACTAAAGAAATTGATTACCATTTCATTCCACATTGTTTAAAATCTCAGGTATTGGTCTGTATAGAAATGTTGAGCTAAGTCGTACAAAGAACTTACATAGGCCTCCACCGTATGTGTCACGTTCGCTGACAATGACAAAGCGTCAAACACTTGGTCAACAGAAAATTTCCAGAACGCCCCGTGGGCTAAATCGCCTATTCAGTGTGTATGCACCAGCCTACAATTTCCAGAACGCCCCGTGGGCTAAGCGATATCGCAACATGAAAAGTTcctaaaacacttttacattttttcaactttattaTTCAGATATTTATAGAATATTTTTGACTTGAAATAGGCTTCTCTGATGACGGAAGCTCGaaacattttagttttgtaAAAGCACTACAAAAAATTCTTGCACTGCTGCAATTGCAATAACAGTTTCGTTTATTTTCGGCAAACACAGTAACGATAAGGGTGAACATTACGAGGGAGCATGCGTGGTAAGGTTGAACAGTTTTCTAACTTCCACTCACGCTGTATTCCATGAAATATTTCGAAAGCATGTGTGGGGCTTTCACTTTGTGATGAAACggaaaacacacacacgttttattatttttatgtatCCTGTGCCTCGCTGCAAACATTACCGTGACGAACCATGTTCCTGTATTGATATCTGAGGTTTAGAAAATACCGGGAAAACATTGAATTTAACAAACATTAGATAAGTCACGTGTGATTAGCCACAGAACAACTTCCCAAGttaaaaaaagtcaacaacGAGTCAACTATACGTTAGTTTCAATTTTACGTGAAAGAATGCAATTGCTACAGACGGGGTTTAGTTGTTTTCCATTCCGTCCATTTCCGTCTTGTTCCTGGTTGTTGTCGATTCCCTGCGGTAGACATTCATTGATGTTGTGTATAGTGGTCGGAGACGGGGTTGGATCAAGGCTTTCGCTTGCATCCCGGACATCGAAAGAGTTTTTGCGTTGACGCGGGCTTGAGTGAATGGAACTCCCTGCAGACCGCTTCCATCTTACCAATGAAGATATCTTAGGACACGTGCTTACGTGCTCGTATTGCTCGCCGTCGTCATGGACGACTTCGCGGCGATAGAAATAGTTAAAGTTGGACACGATAACAGGTACAGGCAGGGCGATAAATAATACCCCGACAATGGCACACAGTGACCCAACCACTTTTCCCGCCAGTGTTGTTGGCTTCATGTCACCGTAGCCAACCTGCAATCGCGGCAAACATGTCAACTCAACTTCATAACAATTTTCAAGGGTAGGCCCTAAATGACGGGGTACCCATTCAAGATAATATATCTTTAGGTCTATAATTGCCAACAAGCTTATGACTGATTATTACAATTAATATAATCGCTGAGCAACATTTTGTTCAGATGAAACCTTACCGTTGTCATGGTAACGACAGCCCACCAAAATGCCTCCGGGATCGACGGGAACTCGTCGCTTTGCCCATCCTCCGCGAAGTAGACGGCGGAGGAAAAGAGCACGACTCCGATAAAGAGGAAAAATATCAGAAGACCGAGTTCGCGCATCGAGGCCTTGAGCGTTTGGCCGAGAATTTGCAAACCTTTCGAGTGACGGGATAGTTTGAAAATCCGAAAGACTCGCACCAAACGTATGACCCGCAGGATGGCGAGTGACGTCCCTGTTCCCTCCTTCTCTCTTGATGGTGGCTCTTTTTGTCCGAGGCTTATAAAGTAAGGTAGGATAGCGATAATGTCTATGATGTTCATGATATTTTTCCAGAATTTGAACTTGTTCGGGCTGCAAAGGAAACGCAACGTCACCTCAAAACTGAACCAGCAGATACAAGCCGTTTCAATGAACCAGAACGGGTCGGTTGGTCTGCCTTGTGTGACATCAGTGGCGTTAGCCGATGCGTTGGACGATGTAGGAGGTTTAGGATTTTtaatcgaatcgactgtttcGAGGCAGAAACATATGATTGAAAGAAGAATTACAGACACAGAAACAATGGCCATGACACGAGCAGCGGGAGAGCTCTCTGGATATCTGCATTTGTAAAGTTAAATTGAAAACCAGTAGAAACAAATTTCTACTCTAtgcaaatgttattttaaaacgTTGTTTAAAGCTAATCCAAAAATTTTAACGGTTGATAATTTCTCATGAGCAAACGTTAAACGTTGTTCCAAACGTTAAATAAGAAACTGTTTCATTTAGATTTTaccaagcaaaattttaaaactttcgtCTCCAACTCAACTCACTCAAAAAGTAGCCAGATACTTCGCTGCGGCTCCGACGTAGGAAGCGGTTTTTGTTTCACCTTGATAAATCCCTCctcgtttttgaatttctctATGGCTTCGTCTCCcaattgataaaatttaatctcttgcaaaaaaacatcaacTGGAATATCGGCAGGACGTCGAAGGTCTCCACCGCTCTAAGGTAAACCAGAAAAAAAGAAGGTTAATTGCACGGGGAGGTCTCAAATTTTATGCTTCTGCAAGAACAGCAGCtaaggtttaaaatttttgttctcttaaaatatttagcaAAAAATCCTGGTCACTGAAGTACCATGTAGTATGACAAGCACTTATGTAGGCTTAAGTTGACTTTGGTACTGAAATTATATGTTACTGCAACTACATTTCTGGCAACCGCTTAATAGAATACAGTTATTAACTCGCTACCAACCACAGTTGCTTCATTTCTTACAAACCATTACATTAAGTATAAGTTATGACAATTTTAAAAGAAGCACTTTATACATAGGAACACCGAAGAAGAGTAAATATGAATAGCGACGTACTTGATAATAACCAAGAATAGCGCCAAAGGCAAGTCGATGTCTATTGAAAAAGTATTCATTTCTTCTAACGTTGTAATGGCGAGTGCGCAGGGTCTTGTTTCCAAGCAGGGTTTCAGGAAATGATTGCAAAGTCTCTTCCTCTGTTTCGAAGATCAATCCTGCCACGTTGATGGTGACTCGATCGTCGAAATCTATGAGAAAAAAATCTCTACTTGGACTAAATCAATCTGGCTCGCAAGTGTATGGATgcctttattttttacttgaaTATACATTTTCTTATATTGTGAAAACAAGCACAGATATTGGCAGAAATCGCTACGAAATTCTGGGCGGGTATAGAGTTGTTGGATACGGTTAAAATTAAGATATCAATAAAGTCGTTGTCATAATTATTACTTGCTGCAGCCACGCTACTTCTTATTCCAGTCAAGGAGTTCCTGTTGTTTGAATAGAAGACGTTCTCGCTCCCCAACCTCGGAATAAGATTAATATCATCTTCATCTTCGAGAGGCAGGCGAGTCTCTCCTGCATAAGTCGTTCTGTAATGACATTAACTCACT belongs to Clavelina lepadiformis chromosome 6, kaClaLepa1.1, whole genome shotgun sequence and includes:
- the LOC143462158 gene encoding beta-1,3-galactosyltransferase brn-like, giving the protein MQASYVKLQHQSCKRSNNLEAVNNTATQKEMTLQSRNVTTSNKTYASDKSLYSTISSSAKSNKFLKEPNIYSNNDKSSCLLGKNISWSMIIFIKSAASYGIRREWIRKTWGSIGYLDGATFQIVFVIGQAQESTQALLDEEYDRYGDILQVDVSDAYLDVGLKTLSGMRWTSDKLPRQYFYSSGDDDMMIDLVKLKEAVDKNIAKTSEEKWPEFPIICTYETRESSHPIRDKRHKNFISVQDYSEPNWPKFCLGGFYTTSVRVIRQLWEASLTSKRINTDDVFITGILRQKIGMPDNLVVPGISETCQHLGGFIENRFKTMWSERKKKFENKSICFKL
- the LOC143462227 gene encoding potassium voltage-gated channel subfamily A member 1-like isoform X1, with the translated sequence MEGDVNDKERRTTYAGETRLPLEDEDDINLIPRLGSENVFYSNNRNSLTGIRSSVAAANFDDRVTINVAGLIFETEEETLQSFPETLLGNKTLRTRHYNVRRNEYFFNRHRLAFGAILGYYQSGGDLRRPADIPVDVFLQEIKFYQLGDEAIEKFKNEEGFIKVKQKPLPTSEPQRSIWLLFEYPESSPAARVMAIVSVSVILLSIICFCLETVDSIKNPKPPTSSNASANATDVTQGRPTDPFWFIETACICWFSFEVTLRFLCSPNKFKFWKNIMNIIDIIAILPYFISLGQKEPPSREKEGTGTSLAILRVIRLVRVFRIFKLSRHSKGLQILGQTLKASMRELGLLIFFLFIGVVLFSSAVYFAEDGQSDEFPSIPEAFWWAVVTMTTVGYGDMKPTTLAGKVVGSLCAIVGVLFIALPVPVIVSNFNYFYRREVVHDDGEQYEHVSTCPKISSLVRWKRSAGSSIHSSPRQRKNSFDVRDASESLDPTPSPTTIHNINECLPQGIDNNQEQDGNGRNGKQLNPVCSNCILSRKIETNV
- the LOC143462227 gene encoding potassium voltage-gated channel subfamily A member 1-like isoform X2 yields the protein MITTYAGETRLPLEDEDDINLIPRLGSENVFYSNNRNSLTGIRSSVAAANFDDRVTINVAGLIFETEEETLQSFPETLLGNKTLRTRHYNVRRNEYFFNRHRLAFGAILGYYQSGGDLRRPADIPVDVFLQEIKFYQLGDEAIEKFKNEEGFIKVKQKPLPTSEPQRSIWLLFEYPESSPAARVMAIVSVSVILLSIICFCLETVDSIKNPKPPTSSNASANATDVTQGRPTDPFWFIETACICWFSFEVTLRFLCSPNKFKFWKNIMNIIDIIAILPYFISLGQKEPPSREKEGTGTSLAILRVIRLVRVFRIFKLSRHSKGLQILGQTLKASMRELGLLIFFLFIGVVLFSSAVYFAEDGQSDEFPSIPEAFWWAVVTMTTVGYGDMKPTTLAGKVVGSLCAIVGVLFIALPVPVIVSNFNYFYRREVVHDDGEQYEHVSTCPKISSLVRWKRSAGSSIHSSPRQRKNSFDVRDASESLDPTPSPTTIHNINECLPQGIDNNQEQDGNGRNGKQLNPVCSNCILSRKIETNV
- the LOC143462157 gene encoding beta-1,3-galactosyltransferase brn-like, encoding MQASYVKLQHQSSKRSNNPEAINISATQKEMTLQSRNVSSSNKIDASDKSLYSTISSSAKSTKFLKEPNFYSNNGKSSCLLGKNISWNMIIFIKSAASYGRRREWIRKTWGSIGYLDGATFQTVFVIGQAKATTQALLDEEYSRYGDILQVDASDAYLDVGLKTMSGMQWTSAKLPHQYFYSSGDDDMMIDLVKVKEAVDKNIAKISEEKWPEFPIICTYQTKESAHPIRSKQHKNFVSEEYFRWPYWPKFCLGGFYTTSVRVIRQLWEASLNSKRINTDDVFITGILRQKIGMPDEMVVPGISETCQHLGGLKENRFSTFWSEQMKKIENKNTCFNH